The segment CTAAgtgcattttctttcattgttttgatcGTCCATACACCCACCGGTCAAATTCCACCCACCACAATaacatgttctgttctgttttgttccaCATCTCCTTGAGCACACTGCAGTTTCAACCAGCCTTTTATCAACTTGCACACAGCAACACCTCACAGAAGGAACTGCTTAGCCAGCGAGACGATGAAACGGCGAGAGGATTCAGTCTTGTAAATTGCGTTGAGcgcatgacaaacacacaaacgaaGCTAATTATTGATGAAACTGAAGATACCATATCACATCTCTCACTCGTTTGATCCTCATTTATCCCTCTTAATTGGCTGGTGATAGTCTTTCTTTGCAAACAACAGATTATgatgaaatacaaataataataatagtccaTTAACATTCCTCCACATTTGTTTCTACCTGCCTGACTGTACCAAAGAGAGGATTTAAtcaaattatgtttatttacagagaaGCTATGTACGCTGAGAGAAATTTGCTTTCGATACAGAAAATCAACACTGAAACTAATATACTTTTTAATAGCAAATATTAAATTCTTAAGTAAACACCGATTGATCTGATTTAAAGCTGCtgcaatcaatatttttagattaacaatAGATTAAATGATTACATGTATGCGAAACTTGCTGCTAGTaatgatgaacccacagagaattattaaTTCCCATCAGCTTCATGGGACCTTTTGGCAACTTTCAGCCCATTGTTATGGTTTTATGGACTGTAACAGTCCACTGTATGCTACCTGCCCTGcaccaaacagacagacagacagttagcgACTAGCttgtggagcatttagcaactaaagtagcagattttttttgttgagttgGTGGCGGAAACACAGCACTAAAAGAGAGAATACTGGAATTTGTCCagtaatgttgctctgtgtcgcAATATGTAGCAACTGTCTGCTAGTAATTTTGTCATACCTACTTAAAAGTAGTTATATGTCAGTATTGTTTTCACACCTTGTTtatgctgcccccaagtggccaagaAAATCATAAAAGTTGATACAGGACTCCAtggattttatatatatataacattagCCGCTACTTGCATGTAAAAAAACCCCTGAAATGCTGGCCATCAGGTCACATTTTTAGCTGTCCATAGGTGAATCCAACAATGAAATAGGAGAGCAATGCTACATCTGTACCACAATATACTTTGACCATTACATTTGAAACAAGATTTCAACCTGGAAATACAGCCCATACATGTTCATGCTAGTTTGGTTAAATTGGTGATTTTATGTTGCACTTGTTCAGGTTGCTGAGAAAGTCTGCAGAGCACACTACAACTTTTTCTTATCtatcaaattttaaaaagggaTTTGTTTGAGAGTCTAAATCCTCAAATCCCAAAAATTACAGTTCTGCCATGCTTAAAATTCATCCTCTATAAGTATTAAAAGACATTCAAGAGGTGAAGGACTCTTTGTGTAATCAGTAACTGGCAGTGCAATTTTTTAGAGTTTAGAAATTTCCTCTTAATCAGAATAAACCTGTTGAAACCGAAAATGTTGTGAAACCAAAATTTGTGTAACAAGTGCAATTACCTCTCCGCTGTTTGAGCCACTTACAGAGAATAAGTGAAATTCCCTCTCTCGATTTACAAGGGTTTTTACTGATCCACAAACAATCAAAGGTTGTGAGGACCCGCCAGGTCACAGAAAAAGGAACAGCCTCAAACCAAGTGTTAAGTAACTTCCTATTTCATGGCAGTAGACAATGTCTGAGAGACATTTTTAAGAAGAGGGGAAGCTTAGAAGTGATGCAGATTAGTGTCCgaatttgttttcttaattttttattttaaataattaaaattagctTTTCAAGATCTGCAAATTTGGGCAATGTGTCTCATTTGAAGCAATTAAAAGGACCAGTCTATAGGATTGGCACCTCCTGGTGTAGTTTCTGACTGCAACCCTGTCACCTCACCTTATCTTTCCTGGTGTGAAGCAGAAACTAGTGGCTGGGAAGCACccaaaacaaatctaaaaaaataaatataaatggcTCATtctaaaaggtaacaaaaaacaaatatcgTTAtgtttaggtgattatacacctgTAAAGTATATGCAGATTATATTCAGTTTGacatattctataaatagagccccctaaatcttagaaaaaggacagagtgcatgttaaaagtaaaatacaGCTTTGACATCAGACTAAACATTAGAAGACAGACTGCCAGCACTAACAAACATATTAGAGGACATGTTGTCATATAGCAGAGAAACAGGCCTGTCCTACAGAAAAAGACGGGCCATGAACAACGTCGCTATGTCGCTGCCTTGTCCTGCAGGCGATAGTGCTTCACCTGAGATATGAGGCTGCTGAATGGGTTCATCGATTGCAGGATGCCTGTGTGTGCTCCAAGCTCCTGGATAACAGTCTAACATTATTGATGGGACTATTTGTAGCCTTGTGACGTTTTCCTTTATCATGTGATACTCACTGCTGTTATGAACCCTTTTTTTACTGCTGTGTAAAAGCAGCTGCCTTCGAGCGGGGCCTGGGGGGAGTAAATACACCGTGTACAACGCATGTTCCATTATTCCCTGGTGCTCCCTCAATAGTTTCACTGACAAACCTGTATGAGCAACACAAGAGGTTCCATCACAGAGAGTCGAATCTATTGTAGGGAGGTACAGGGAAGGGTGTGCTGCTCAGTCACCCTCGCTATAATGCGACTGTCACCTTGGCTGCAACATCGTTCACTTTGATATGTTGAAGTTGCAGTAAATAAGATTTGTGCTGGCCCTTTACTCAGAATGACCTTCATATATCTGCCAGCAGGTGAAAGAGAAGCCAAAAACTCACTTGCCAACTCTTCCTCCGGCAGAGTTTCCAATCTCTTCTACGAAGCTATGCAATACTCAATCAGCAGAAAACAACTAATGAGCATCATTGTGTCAGTTAAGTACAATattatgagcaaaaacaaacatagaaatccattttttacagcttttcagtgtttatttcacCATCCTCACCCTTTAGATTACATACCCAATACTAAAAAGACAATATTCACCAAGGTTCTACACAAATAACCAGCTAGAGGTTAACAAGGTAGTGCAACTTAATACGAATCCATCAAAGGGTTAGGACAGTCACAACATGTGTCTTGACATTGCAATAAACTAAATACGACTACATGGTGCAAAGACAAATGCTGGCTAACTTATATAACTTATTACATATTCAAGAAAAAGGCCAcataattaatattaaacatgAGAGACCAAATATACAACACTGTATGTACAACACCACTGGTGATGTGTGAATATATTAAAGTTAAACTCAAAACTATTTGTTTATCAAAAACACTCACCTCCTGTAGGTTTGAAAGGTGgctataaaaaaagaacatttataaCATCAAGTATCTGTAATAAAGCCCGCCTTTCAAGTCTCCAGAGGGTGAGCGAGTTCGATACTCAGGATAGATTTCGGGGGCGGAGCACGTGAACAAAGTCGTGACAGTTTATCTAAAAAGCAGGAAAGTCTGATAATAGGATgttagtgaaataaaaaaaaaaaaaaaaggagaaaaaaaaaaaagtttaaaattctCCCACATCCACCCTCTTGTCCCTGAACTTGCTTCTGGCCTTGGTCCGAGCCTTGAATGCGGCAGAGTTGTGGAGATgctggaaaagagagaagaaacgGTTACGCGGAGGTATATGCAGCACCGTTTAATGCAGCGAATGACAAACAATGGGAAGGGTTGAATAACTCGTACACGTACCCTTTCAAAGCGAGAGATTTTCATGGCCTTCATTGTGGCTGAATCAACCAACATCGGTGGTCCCAGTTCAAACACGTCTCTGATAAATTCATTAcccttttttaaagagaaagaaacaacattAAGAACAACCAACAAACGAGACAATACAAGATTACAAATCTGAACAGTAGCAATTTTAGACACAGCGATTTGCGGTCTGAAATATGTTCgattgtgaaatgttttcccACTAGGACGCTGGCTGCCAGCCAGATTTGAAACCACTTTCCAAACAGCTACTTGTAATGGCTCTTTCACCTCCTTCTACACTTTGCAACATTCTCCTAAATCAAGTTCTaagtgttgtttttgctgttaaGTCTTGTCTTCCTAGATCACGCAGGCCTACAGATCTTCATTGTGTTTAAGTGCTGGGTCATGCAACCTAAACTCATGATTCTCTGGTGTAATCAAGTTAAAATGTTGACTTGCGTGCATTTAAATTGACTCATACATTTATGTCATACTCCACCATTATTTACGTAAAGATACCTGCAGGTGGTAGTTCATCCCAGAGCCCACAAACTCCCTGAAGGCATCATATGTCCTCTTTCTGACCCAGCTGTCAATGGTCATGCGCTCTGTTCCAAAGCGAATGGTCTCAGACTGGAAGTCGCCCTCCTGGAACAATATAGACAGACAGGAGAACAATTATTAACTAAAATGTCAATTAACACCTGGCAAATCAAGGTGCCGTCGACTGACACGGACACACCCACCTCAACAGCCTTCAGTACGTCCCTGAACACCGACCGCTGCTTCCTCTTGTCAGTCTTGGCTCTGTGCTTGTTACAGTCTGTGGCGAGCGCGTTCAGTTTGTCACACAGTTCATCCCAGTCTTGAAACTCAAAGTCCTGAAAAAGAGCACAGAAAGAAATGCTGCCTtcagagcaaagaaagaaaaacaagttgcCTAAAAACAGGTCTTAAAAGCAGCCAGACAATttaagaaagagacaaaaattaCAGCAATTTTTCCATCCAACAACAGCAATTTAGTCCCAGCAGTTGTCTGCACTGTACTGAACTTACAGAGTCCAAGTCTCTGGCAAGCTCAAAGAGCAGGGCAATGGTCTCCCCTGCAGCAATTCTCATGTTGACATCCTCACTTTCCAGCAATCTTGGCAGTTTCGGCAGGTGTctgcacaacaaaataaatgcattcgaaatctgtccacacacacacacgcatgcattcGTCCTGACATTATTCAGTTTTTATCTGGGTTGCAGTAAAATAATGTGGCAAACTTTTGACGCCGGGTCTTACTTGCGCAGGACGTCCTTCAGCTGGCTGGCAGTGCAGATGGTGAGCAGCAGTGCCCAGGACAGCAGGGCGTTGGTGTGGAGCTGGCTCGTCGGGGGACTGATTAAAGGACAGGTACCATCCACCCTAGCATAGGACCGGGTGAACAGGTTCTCAAAGCACTCCATGGTAGCATGCACGTCCTAAAAACAAGAAGTAGCAAGCATAATATGAAGACTGGAGCttgtgatgcaaaaaaaaacaaaacaaaaaaaaaaacaaaaacctgaatGAGACACGATAATAAGCACAAATAAACGACTGACAAAAGGCTGTAAGAGAGACACTGCAGCACTGTCCTCAAGCCTGAATGTGTCCAACCACAGAAAAGACACCAAAAGTGAAGAACTTACCAGAATGTCATCTTCTGCAACTAAAGTACAGAGGCCCAGACTGGTCGCCGCCTATTAGACAAACAGAATGATTTGTTCAGTTGTTTTGATATCGTATATAGACACACAGGTTTCAGAAAAATCCAGAAAACCACATGGTAGCTGCTGATCCATAACATGTCAACAGATGCAGTCCCGACTTGAAATATCATCAGGTGCTCACCGCCTGTCTGGCTTGTATGTTGGCTGATCCGTCTGCCAGGATGTTTTTGAAGATCGGTTTCAGAGTCTTGAACACTTCCTCGCTCTCGATGCCCGAGCCCAGCTGGATGCACAAGAGGCAGGCCAAAGAAGCTGCCGCTCGCTGCTCCTCGCCTTTGCCTGAC is part of the Larimichthys crocea isolate SSNF chromosome XX, L_crocea_2.0, whole genome shotgun sequence genome and harbors:
- the ifrd1 gene encoding interferon-related developmental regulator 1, yielding MPRTKKKNSRGGQHGHVQPFSDEDASIETLSHCSSFSDTTSVADEGGEAAEDTAQEDFQYKLKGFIDSTVDKSAKTRQGALDGLKTAMATRILYEFISERRMTITDSIERCLKKGKGEEQRAAASLACLLCIQLGSGIESEEVFKTLKPIFKNILADGSANIQARQAAATSLGLCTLVAEDDILDVHATMECFENLFTRSYARVDGTCPLISPPTSQLHTNALLSWALLLTICTASQLKDVLRKHLPKLPRLLESEDVNMRIAAGETIALLFELARDLDSDFEFQDWDELCDKLNALATDCNKHRAKTDKRKQRSVFRDVLKAVEEGDFQSETIRFGTERMTIDSWVRKRTYDAFREFVGSGMNYHLQGNEFIRDVFELGPPMLVDSATMKAMKISRFERHLHNSAAFKARTKARSKFRDKRVDVGEF